TTGCCAGGTGAGCATTCGGTCATGCTCAAGCATCCCCATTGTCCCCTTGGGAACCACTCGATCAGCAGCCTTCAAGTCATGTTTAAGGACCCCTTGGCGAATCGCTGTCGCACTGGCAATAGGGCTGGCATCGTCAATTTGAGTCGCATCATGTTGGCTGCCCTTTCGCTTGATTGGTACCAGCGAAAGCGGCCTGCCTGTTTCAACATTGGCTTTTGCGTATCCAAATCCTAAGACATCATTGGGTTGATTCAACCGAATGCCGGTTTTCTCAAATAGATAATCCTGGAAGACGGAGGCGTATGGACGATCAAATCGTTTAAAGTCGGCAGGATTTTTTGGCTGATGGTCAATCAGCTTTTGATAATCCATTTCAGGATGCTCAGCACCAAAGGCCAACCACCGACACTTCATTTTGGCAGCCAAATCAACCGCCCCTTTTGAGAATAGGTGGGAAGGCTGAACCGCCGAAAATAATGGCAGTTCAATGACCAGGTCAACTCCACCCAGCAGGGCAGCGTGAGCCCGTTGCCATTTGTCATACGCAGCCGGTTCACCCCGCTGCAGCCAATTGCCGCTCATAATGGCGACAGTAACATCTGCGCCGGTTGCCTGCTTTGCCTGTTCGAGCATATATAAATGTCCATTATGAAAGGGATTGTATTCTGAAACAATCCCAACAGCTTGAAGCAT
Above is a genomic segment from Lentilactobacillus buchneri containing:
- a CDS encoding nucleotidyltransferase, whose amino-acid sequence is MLQAVGIVSEYNPFHNGHLYMLEQAKQATGADVTVAIMSGNWLQRGEPAAYDKWQRAHAALLGGVDLVIELPLFSAVQPSHLFSKGAVDLAAKMKCRWLAFGAEHPEMDYQKLIDHQPKNPADFKRFDRPYASVFQDYLFEKTGIRLNQPNDVLGFGYAKANVETGRPLSLVPIKRKGSQHDATQIDDASPIASATAIRQGVLKHDLKAADRVVPKGTMGMLEHDRMLTWQDFWPFLRFELVESPIEKLHQIYQMTEGIEYRLKRAAIKAESFTEFLHLVKTKRYTYTRIQRLCTYVLLHAVPSDMLQAAGYVRLLGFNAVGQRYLNQIKGDLDVPLITKITDDVVADTIQMDFRGGMLTQMINGLSQDYYRHPIILE